Proteins from one Mytilus galloprovincialis chromosome 11, xbMytGall1.hap1.1, whole genome shotgun sequence genomic window:
- the LOC143051745 gene encoding hepatic lectin-like gives MCGTLVEINNKEENQFIYSVIQERVVENFRFWIGLESRNGINYEWQSKNTTESNRFDDWKEGNPNDIGVDTCAFMWSLKWYDTYRSQCKRNDEYFICESRFD, from the exons ATGTGTGGGACTCTGGTGGAAATTAACAACAAAGAAGAAAACCAGTTCATTTATTCAGTTATTCAAGAACGTG TTGTAGAGAATTTTCGTTTTTGGATTGGATTAGAGTCAAGGAATGGCATTAATTATGAGTGGCAATCTAAAAATACCACAGAATCAAACAGGTTTGACGATTGGAAAGAGGGAAATCCAAATGACATTGGAGTTGACACTTGTGCTTTTATGTGGAGTTTAAAGTGGTATGACACATATAGAAGCCAATGCAAGCGTAATGATGAATATTTTATATGTGAATCAAG GTTTGACTAA